The stretch of DNA TAAGAGCTGCAACCAGCCAATGAACTCAGTAAAATCAGCAACCCAAATTTTTTAACCATTTTGAATCCTCAAAGATTATTAGTGATAAGTTAGTTGAACTTTCTGGAAGTATAAAGATTTACCAGCTTCGTTTCAAGCGAAATATAGGATAGCGAATGAATCAAAATATTATTTTTTAGGTTCATCATAATAAACCGGAAATATTCTCAAAAACCTTTAAAGACAGGATTAACAAGATACAAAAGATAATAAAAAAAAAGAGAAAATGTATCTTTGTTTTGAAACCATTAATAGGGGGTTATAAAATATTAGTGAACCTTATTTTCCCGGGTTTGTAGGCCGAATATCAATTTCACTCACCATTGCTCGTTGCGGCAGTTTAAGCATATGAAGGATGCTTTCGGCTACATCTTCTGACTGCACCATGTTCTGTCGCCGGGTATTAGAAATTTCGGATCGATCATCAAAAAAATCGGTATCTACCGAACCTGGACAAATCGCCAGAACCCGAACGCCGTTTTCGCGTTCTTCCAAAAATAAACACCGGCTAAATGCCAGGACGGCATGCTTTGTAGCCGAATAACCGCCGCCATTCAAAAAGGCATTTTTACCGGCAAGGGAAACAACATTCACAACGGCCGATTCGCCGGCTTTATGCAAGTGGGGAAGACATTCTCTTGTCGCAATAAATAATCCGCGAACATTTAACTGAAATAGTTCATCCCAATCTTTTGTTGGGAAATCTGCAATCCGATGAAAGAGTCCCACGCCCGCATTGTTGATCAGTACATCCAATTGCCCAAACCGATTTATCGTCGCTTCGATGAACCGTTTGATCTCTGCTTCAACACTCATATTTCCGGTGAATGAGAAAACATCAACACCTTGTGCCTTGACTTCTGCAGCCGTTCTCTCCAGGGTTTTTCCATCTCTGGCGGAAATTGCAACATTCGTTCCTTCTTTGGCTAAAGCCATTGCTATGGCACGACCGATTCCTTTACTCCCGCCTGTGACAATGGCTACTTTGTTTTTTAATTCCATATAATTTCTCCAATTTATTATTTTGGCTTAAAACGACTGTTTACTCATTGGCTATTTGTCATAAAATAGTTCACTCCTAACGGAGTTAACTACCAACAACTATTTTTTGGGGTGCTATTTTCTAATAAATTTTCCATCAACACCATTTTCTTGTATTTCTAATTTGTCTAAATTAGCCCCAAATACCAACCGAAGCTAACTCCAGACTATTACCTGCCGGATCTCTAAAATAGATGGAATAACCGCCTTTAGGCCAATCAATTTCAGATTCAATTTCGACATCATTTTGTTTCAGATGATCACGCCAGGCTGAAATTTCAGATGCTTTAATTTGGAAAGCCACGTGACCCGGGCCATTTGCCCCATGAACTGGCACCTCCGTAATCTTTTTAGATGTCTCGCCTGGATTGAAAAGTAGTAGCATCTGATTGCCACATCGGAAAAATAGATGTCTATTCTCGGAACGGGAATAAACCTTCAACCCGAGAACAACCGTATAAAAATCCTTTGCGGCATCCAAATCATCCACGTAGAGGCATGTTTCTAATATTTGATTGACTTTCATACTTACCTTTAAGTTTTTAAAACCTTTTCGCAGATAGTACTGTGAAAAAAAGTCTGACGCAAATAAACGAAAAGTGAGATCTTAAATAACGTGAATTCGACATAACCCGCATTGTTATGTTAGAGGTTTTAAGAAATTACCATTTATGCTGTCATTTCGAGAAGTTTACGACGAGAAATCTTTATTATCCGAATAACAAATGATTTGTAAGCTCTAAGATTTCTCCTCGCTTCGCATCGTCGAAATGACGTTTATTATTTTGCATAGTTCTCATAATGAGTCAATCAAAGAGAAAGCTTATGTCGAACTCATGTTAAATAAGTGATTTATTTTGGGTGTAACTCCAAGTCCTGGCAGGTTTTTTTCTAAAAAAGCTATTATCCATCAAAACATGGAGTTTGAAACCTGCCAGGTCTTTTCTAATCAAAAATCAAGAGGTGCCTAAAATGCCTAAAGAAATTTAAGTTAGAAATTAATAATTCTTAACACTTTAGAACACTTGTAAGATTGGATTTCTATTTCACAATTCATATTTTGAGCCGTGGTAGAGAATATCAATAAAGTAAACTTTTCTTGAATTTAAACACTCGTGATCCTACTATTTCATATCCTCGGATTGTTTCACCATGAATATCGGAAATTATTAATAACAGTTACTTACAATCAAAATCCAATTCAATTATTGGTTCGTATTTTAAGAGAAGACTAGGTTTTTGTGAAGTTAGAGATTCAAAAAGAACGGCAGGATTTTCCAGATCAAAAACTGATGCAAGAAATTGCCGATAAACAAAAATGGGCTTTTTCCATAATCTATGACAGGCATTCTGCAATGCTGTTTGGGTTGGCTTTGAAGATATTGCACGACCGTTCTTCAGCTGAAGATGTTCTCCAGGAATTATTTTTGTCGGTTTGGGAAAAAGCTGATAAATTCAAAACTGAACGGGGAAATGCGGTTGCATGGATGACAATATTATGCCGAAACAAATGCATAGACAAATTGCGAAAGCTTGAAGTCAATAAACAAAGATCAACCGAATTGGATGAGGAGTCTGTGATTCAGGTAAAAGCACATCAATCATCTGATGATCAATTTGATTTGGCACGACAAGCTATTTTACAAAAATCTGTTGCCGAGGCAATGGCTGAATTGCCGGGCGAGCAAAAGCAGCTTATTGAAATGGCTTTTTTTAGCGGATTTACGCAATCAGAAATTGCCGGCGAATTAAAATTACCTTTAGGTACTGTGAAAACAAGAATTCGATCGGGCATGAAAAAATTACACGATATTTTAAAAGAGAAATTGATTTGAGATAGAAGATAAATGGACCATAATGAATTAAAAGATCTGGCTGCTGCTTATAGTTTGGGCTCCTTGGATCCTGATGAAAAACGGCAGTTTGAAGCCCACCTTCGTCAAGACTGCGAAGAATGTCTAACATTGGTCAAAGAGATGCAGGAAGTGACAATCTCAATGGGCCAATCTGTACAGCCGGAAACGCCGCCAGCTCACATCAAAGAAAAACTATTTGCAGCCATTGAGGATGAAAAATCGACTTCAGCCGAGATACCATCTGTGGGACTTCCCCTGATCGAAAAACTTCGTTCAGCCAAACGCCGATGGCAGTTCACGGCATATGGTTTAGGCTTTGCCGCCATTTTATTATTTGTTCTGTTTTCAACTTATTCTTCCGGCCTTAAATCCGAACTTGATTTACTGGCAGCGCGAATGGCAGCCGGCGAAAAACTGATCCAGAATTTGCGCACCGAATTAAACGACAAAGCACGCGTTCTGCAAATTATGCGGGCGCCGCAACTAAAAATGGCAGATCTGAATGGTTTACCGCCATCACCGGAAGCCAGAGGCAAGGTGATTTGGGACCCGGAAAATGATCAAGCCGTGTTCTTTGGATTTAATCTTGCCGCAATCCCATCGGATAAGGACTACCAGTTATGGATGCTAAAAGGCAATCAACCGATCAGCGCCGGGGTGTTTACGCCGGATGCGGACGGCAACGCCATCTCTGAATTTACAACTATTCCCGATGATGAAAACATCAGCGCGTTTGCGGTTACACTGGAACCCAAGGGGGGAGTTGCGCAGCCAACCGGGGAAATGTATTTGATAGGGGCGTTGTAGAAAACCAGATCCAACTTTTGGCCTTTAGGAATTGTTAGATTCTTCAAAAATAGTGTTGCATTCTCAAATGTAAAGTCTTTTATTATTTTGTGTGGGAGGTGGTTGGGTTTTTGAAGATGAAACAAGGATATAAAATATGCACTATAAATTGAACGTTTTTATGTGACAAATTCCCCATATAATATGAATATAATAAGTTTAATATGGTTTTTTCAACGGACTATAAGTTTTATGATTAAATAAATGTTAAAACATTTGTTTTCGCGGGTCTAGTGCAGCGTTTCCTATATATTATTTCAACAGCAATCGTATTTGTTGTCCTTAATGTTTGCGCAGCCATTAAAAAGTCATTGGTGGTTATCTGTGATTAACCCAATGACAATAAGTGACTTAATGACAACTTGAAGACAGATTTTGTGATTCTTTGTGAGAACACTTAAATACGCACGTTATTTAGGAATCACAATACTTGTTAATAGTTGGGCAACATAATCAGAAGTAAAGGAAGACAAAGAATGAAAATTACGAAATTGAATATTGAAGGTTTCCGTTCTCTCCGCAATGTTTGCTGGTTACCCGGTGATCTCAATGTTATTATCGGTCCTAATGGTACGGGTAAATCTAATTTGTTACGTTTTCTGGAATTGATTGCCATATCGGCACAGGGCAAGCTGAGCAAATACATTCAATCTTTAGGTGGAATGGATCCGATAGTTTGGGATGGAATTGTTACTTCCATAAAGTTTTCCATGGAGACGACACCTGAAGGTGGGGAGATAGGTCCTGAACAGTACAATCTTGAATTGGTAAGACTTGGGTCGGGAAGTTCATATAAGGTTGAAAAAGAACTCTTAACAAACTTTCTAAAAGTGAGACGAGGTGAGGAAAAGAATCCATTTAAGTTTTTGGAACGGCATGCAAAGACGGCAGTAATTTTTGATGAAAAAGCACGTACCTTCACCACACTTGAAGAGTTTATATCGGATGAAGAAAGCCTCCTTTCCATAGCATCGGGACCATTTATTAATAACCACTTCATTCCACCTTTCCAAAACGGACTGGCTTCGATAGCTGTTTATCACGATTTGCACACCAATAAGGACGCATCTATCCGTCAGCCTGCTATTGCTCGTTTGGAAAAACGCGTTGATCCAGACGGTCAAAACCTTATTTCAGTTATACATACCCTTTACACAAGTGATCGCGATTTCAAAAACGATATTAATTCAGCTATGCAGGCAGCATTTGGTGACGATTTTGAAGAGTTGGTTTTCCCGCCGGCTTCTGACCAGAGAATTCAATTACGGATTCGTTGGAAATCACTGAAACGAGAGCAATCCGCAGCAGAACTCTCTGATGGAACCCTTCGCTTTCTGTTTCTGTTAA from candidate division KSB1 bacterium encodes:
- a CDS encoding SDR family NAD(P)-dependent oxidoreductase — its product is MELKNKVAIVTGGSKGIGRAIAMALAKEGTNVAISARDGKTLERTAAEVKAQGVDVFSFTGNMSVEAEIKRFIEATINRFGQLDVLINNAGVGLFHRIADFPTKDWDELFQLNVRGLFIATRECLPHLHKAGESAVVNVVSLAGKNAFLNGGGYSATKHAVLAFSRCLFLEERENGVRVLAICPGSVDTDFFDDRSEISNTRRQNMVQSEDVAESILHMLKLPQRAMVSEIDIRPTNPGK
- a CDS encoding sigma-70 family RNA polymerase sigma factor, with the translated sequence MKLEIQKERQDFPDQKLMQEIADKQKWAFSIIYDRHSAMLFGLALKILHDRSSAEDVLQELFLSVWEKADKFKTERGNAVAWMTILCRNKCIDKLRKLEVNKQRSTELDEESVIQVKAHQSSDDQFDLARQAILQKSVAEAMAELPGEQKQLIEMAFFSGFTQSEIAGELKLPLGTVKTRIRSGMKKLHDILKEKLI
- a CDS encoding anti-sigma factor, whose product is MDHNELKDLAAAYSLGSLDPDEKRQFEAHLRQDCEECLTLVKEMQEVTISMGQSVQPETPPAHIKEKLFAAIEDEKSTSAEIPSVGLPLIEKLRSAKRRWQFTAYGLGFAAILLFVLFSTYSSGLKSELDLLAARMAAGEKLIQNLRTELNDKARVLQIMRAPQLKMADLNGLPPSPEARGKVIWDPENDQAVFFGFNLAAIPSDKDYQLWMLKGNQPISAGVFTPDADGNAISEFTTIPDDENISAFAVTLEPKGGVAQPTGEMYLIGAL
- a CDS encoding VOC family protein, whose amino-acid sequence is MKVNQILETCLYVDDLDAAKDFYTVVLGLKVYSRSENRHLFFRCGNQMLLLFNPGETSKKITEVPVHGANGPGHVAFQIKASEISAWRDHLKQNDVEIESEIDWPKGGYSIYFRDPAGNSLELASVGIWG
- a CDS encoding AAA family ATPase; translation: MKITKLNIEGFRSLRNVCWLPGDLNVIIGPNGTGKSNLLRFLELIAISAQGKLSKYIQSLGGMDPIVWDGIVTSIKFSMETTPEGGEIGPEQYNLELVRLGSGSSYKVEKELLTNFLKVRRGEEKNPFKFLERHAKTAVIFDEKARTFTTLEEFISDEESLLSIASGPFINNHFIPPFQNGLASIAVYHDLHTNKDASIRQPAIARLEKRVDPDGQNLISVIHTLYTSDRDFKNDINSAMQAAFGDDFEELVFPPASDQRIQLRIRWKSLKREQSAAELSDGTLRFLFLLTVLASPSPAPVIAIDEPETGLHPSMLPIVAEYAIEASTRSQVILTTHSPQFLDAFVTTRPTTTIAKWQDGETVLKTLSGDELDYWLKEYSLGALFKSGELEQMG